A genomic stretch from Microtus pennsylvanicus isolate mMicPen1 chromosome 11, mMicPen1.hap1, whole genome shotgun sequence includes:
- the Trarg1 gene encoding trafficking regulator of GLUT4 1, translating to MANPVQPPFQDPGSTSPLELPEMEKLLTKVENKDDKALNLSKSLSGALDLEQNGHSLPFKVISEGHRQHSLPGSPSRASSRRASSVATTSYAQDQEAPKDYLILAIASCFCPVWPLNLIPLIFSIMSRSSVQQGDMDGARRLGRLARLLSITFIILGIVIIIVAVTVNFTVQK from the exons ATGGCCAACCCGGTGCAGCCTCCTTTTCAAGACCCAGGCTCCACCTCGCCCCTGGAGCTACCTGAGATGGAGAAGCTTCTCACCAAAGTGGAGAACAAGGATGACAAAGCCCTGAATCTGTCCAAGTCCCTGTCAGGGGCTCTGGACCTGGAGCAGAATGGCCACAGCCTGCCCTTCAAGGTCATCTCTGAGGGGCACCGCCAGCACTCCCTCCCTGGCTCCCCTTCCCGGGCCAGCTCTCGACGCGCATCCTCTGTTGCCACCACCTCCTATGCCCAGGATCAAGAAGCCCCCAAAGATTACCTGATCCTTGCCATTGCCTCTTGCTTCTGCCCAGTCTGGCCCCTCAACCTCATTCCCCTCATCTTTTCTATCATG TCTCGAAGTAGCGTGCAGCAGGGGGACATGGATGGGGCACGGAGGCTGGGGCGCCTGGCACGGCTGCTCAGCATCACCTTCATCATCCTGGGCATCGTTATCATCATTGTGGCTGTCACTGTCAACTTCACAG TTCAGAAGTAA